TTGTACAATGAAACAAAGACTGCGAAAGAAATATGGGATGCTCTTGAAATAAAATACAAAGCAGAACAACATGGTACGAACAAATTTATGGttgctactaatttttattttaagaaaactGATAAAAATCCATTGTTAGTGCAAGTGCAGGAGTTGCAAGTTATTGTGAACAAGATTCGTTCTTTGAAAATGGATATTCCTGAAGCGTTCCAAGTAGGTGTTATAATTGCAAAATTACCACCCTCATGGAATGGTTTTAGGAAGAAACTTCTGCATGATTCCAAAGATTTTAGTTTGGAAGAAATTCAAATGCAACTTCGTGTTGAAGAAGAATTGCGCCTGCATGACAAAAAGGTTGTTGTGAATGATCATTCGAAAGTGAATCTTGTTACTGAATCTGGTTCCAATAATAACAC
This genomic stretch from Papaver somniferum cultivar HN1 chromosome 5, ASM357369v1, whole genome shotgun sequence harbors:
- the LOC113277394 gene encoding uncharacterized protein LOC113277394; this translates as MDSESSMASFKIMNQDFLRFDSFDDTNFTRWQDKMKFLLTTLKVFYILTAQPLAEPTVKDTDEQKMERKKREEDDLICRGHIPNPLSNRLYDLYNETKTAKEIWDALEIKYKAEQHVQVQELQVIVNKIRSLKMDIPEAFQVGVIIAKLPPSWNGFRKKLLHDSKDFSLEEIQMQLRVEEELRLHDKKVVVNDHSKVNLVTESGSNNNTNNALN